One Candidatus Sulfurimonas baltica DNA segment encodes these proteins:
- a CDS encoding methyl-accepting chemotaxis protein, whose amino-acid sequence MELISRLTIKFKIISIVLWGLLFLSITSAVSYTAFSASKSNFEQLKSKQLYLIDISNDIGESITSLQNVFLTAASSQLALQSDYKSKNDKIQQDIKKSVLELKKLSLEEEFNELKKIIENIELRTKALGTIGVGMVREFTDPDADAEDKVDAIGSYNSVALKTKDELNHLIEFSNKSLNKQISTFGEYLSNSQSNVIIIALVAFFLNIALSTAFVLVIQKSLNTLREDVEGIESAKDFTFIKAGLKKNEISNVYSKLNSLISSTREAINDSKNSADDNKRVVNEIDAHFVNMTNSMNSTANIIKDTTEFGEKTVIMIKEAMDDADIVREDIAKVSQILDDASKNIVQMIEEVQKSAEIEMGLVDDLSTLSNDAQQITEVLTIIGDIADQTNLLALNAAIEAARAGEHGRGFAVVADEVRKLAERTQKSLVEINSTVSVIVQSINEASEKMSSNGKNIQKIAEISSNAKEQIENTVMTMNETTIAMNTSLDALNKTGDSTNHIITKIGEIKTNVDSDVQTTKVISDEMKILDNNAKALTQKLSQFKT is encoded by the coding sequence ATGGAATTAATTAGTAGACTAACTATTAAGTTTAAAATAATTAGCATAGTTCTTTGGGGCTTACTATTTTTAAGCATAACAAGTGCTGTTAGCTATACTGCCTTTAGTGCTTCAAAAAGTAACTTTGAGCAGCTTAAATCAAAACAGCTATACCTTATCGATATCTCTAATGATATCGGTGAGTCCATCACATCATTACAAAATGTCTTTTTAACAGCTGCTTCATCGCAGCTTGCACTTCAAAGTGATTATAAATCAAAAAATGATAAAATTCAACAAGATATAAAAAAATCTGTTTTAGAACTTAAAAAACTATCTTTAGAAGAAGAATTTAACGAATTAAAAAAAATAATCGAAAATATTGAACTCAGGACAAAAGCACTTGGTACTATAGGCGTTGGCATGGTTAGAGAGTTTACAGACCCCGATGCAGATGCTGAAGATAAAGTTGATGCTATTGGCTCGTACAACTCGGTTGCACTTAAAACAAAAGATGAGCTTAATCATCTTATAGAATTCTCAAATAAGTCATTAAACAAGCAAATATCAACATTTGGAGAATACCTAAGCAACTCACAATCAAACGTTATAATAATTGCTTTAGTTGCGTTCTTTTTAAATATAGCACTTAGTACGGCATTTGTTTTGGTTATCCAAAAATCATTAAATACCTTACGAGAGGATGTTGAAGGCATAGAAAGTGCAAAAGACTTTACTTTCATAAAAGCTGGACTAAAAAAGAATGAAATTTCCAATGTTTATTCAAAATTAAACAGTCTGATTTCATCTACGCGAGAAGCTATAAACGACTCTAAAAACAGTGCTGACGACAACAAAAGAGTTGTAAATGAAATAGATGCCCATTTTGTCAACATGACAAATAGTATGAATAGCACAGCAAACATAATCAAAGACACAACCGAATTCGGTGAAAAAACAGTCATTATGATAAAAGAGGCTATGGATGATGCTGACATTGTAAGGGAAGATATAGCAAAAGTAAGTCAAATACTTGATGATGCAAGTAAAAACATCGTTCAAATGATAGAAGAGGTGCAGAAAAGTGCTGAAATTGAAATGGGTTTAGTGGATGATTTATCAACTCTAAGCAATGATGCTCAACAAATAACAGAGGTTCTTACTATTATCGGAGATATAGCCGATCAAACAAACCTTCTTGCTCTAAATGCCGCTATTGAAGCTGCACGTGCGGGTGAGCATGGACGTGGATTTGCCGTTGTTGCAGATGAGGTAAGAAAGCTGGCTGAAAGAACACAAAAAAGTTTAGTTGAAATAAATTCTACTGTAAGTGTGATAGTTCAATCAATCAATGAGGCAAGCGAGAAGATGAGTTCCAATGGTAAAAATATCCAAAAAATAGCAGAAATTTCATCAAACGCAAAAGAGCAGATTGAAAATACAGTTATGACAATGAACGAAACAACAATTGCGATGAATACTTCGCTAGATGCTCTTAATAAAACTGGAGATAGTACGAACCACATCATTACTAAAATTGGTGAGATTAAGA
- a CDS encoding DUF3373 family protein yields the protein MKKVMKLSLAASILALAMNANASDDINSKIDSLQKQINELKNSQLDVNDELEERIDEVETLTMTDKIQFGLDFRTQMNNFDAKDATGKSSKDNNLWTNRLRLNLSSQMTDDMKFKARLSMYKNWAGDGVGNINTMSNVDMIQGRRPNDSTLFVERAYVDWTAIKGDIPVTFTIGRGPTSDGPSHQYKDNGVRKATYSALSFDAIADSIVATLNLQKVSGVNGMSLRLAYGKGSQDSQPGSYVGNHLGDAMEDMNYYGTFFETGLGMEGSLLQLSTLLTKDVVAMTPGNASIGDLQLSTAMLEFTNIKSTGIDFFAHYAVSKVKPNGAYGLMDPKSPISMTNPPMGFLTNTPGDTSTKSGNAFWVGTRYTMPFESMNNPRIGIEYNKGSKNWFNFTQASNSLTNKLAARGDAIEVYYIQPINRFAHIRIGAEMIDYDYTMSGFQVGAPMSMSQANQAATMMGVTGFQMGAIDKLSNYYLVFNVTY from the coding sequence ATGAAAAAAGTAATGAAATTAAGTTTAGCGGCATCTATTCTAGCTTTAGCTATGAATGCAAATGCATCAGATGATATAAATTCAAAAATAGATAGTCTTCAAAAACAGATTAATGAACTAAAAAATTCTCAGCTTGATGTTAATGATGAGCTAGAAGAGCGTATTGATGAAGTTGAAACACTAACTATGACTGATAAAATCCAGTTTGGTCTTGACTTTCGTACACAAATGAACAACTTTGATGCAAAAGATGCTACTGGTAAAAGCTCAAAAGACAACAACTTGTGGACTAACCGTTTAAGATTAAACCTTAGTTCACAAATGACTGATGACATGAAGTTTAAAGCTCGCCTTAGTATGTATAAAAACTGGGCTGGAGATGGTGTTGGTAATATAAACACTATGTCTAATGTTGATATGATTCAAGGTAGAAGACCTAACGACTCTACTCTTTTTGTAGAAAGAGCATATGTAGATTGGACAGCAATTAAAGGTGATATTCCTGTAACATTTACAATTGGTCGTGGTCCTACTTCAGATGGTCCTTCTCACCAGTACAAAGACAACGGTGTTCGTAAGGCAACATACTCAGCACTTAGCTTTGATGCTATTGCAGATTCAATCGTTGCTACTCTTAACTTACAAAAAGTATCTGGCGTTAATGGAATGTCTCTTAGACTAGCTTATGGAAAAGGTTCTCAAGATAGTCAACCTGGAAGCTATGTAGGAAATCATCTTGGTGATGCTATGGAAGATATGAACTATTATGGTACTTTCTTTGAAACAGGTCTAGGAATGGAAGGTTCATTACTACAACTTAGTACACTATTGACTAAGGATGTTGTAGCGATGACTCCAGGTAATGCAAGTATTGGTGATCTTCAGCTTTCTACTGCTATGTTAGAGTTTACAAACATCAAGAGCACAGGTATTGACTTCTTTGCTCATTATGCTGTTTCAAAAGTTAAACCTAACGGCGCATATGGTTTAATGGATCCTAAAAGCCCAATAAGCATGACTAATCCACCTATGGGATTTTTAACAAATACTCCTGGTGATACATCAACAAAAAGTGGTAATGCTTTTTGGGTAGGTACTAGATACACTATGCCTTTTGAGTCTATGAATAATCCTCGTATAGGTATTGAATATAACAAAGGTAGTAAAAACTGGTTTAACTTTACTCAAGCTTCAAACTCTTTAACAAACAAGCTTGCGGCTCGCGGTGATGCTATTGAGGTTTACTATATTCAACCTATTAACCGTTTTGCACATATTCGTATTGGTGCAGAGATGATTGATTATGATTATACTATGAGTGGTTTCCAAGTTGGTGCACCTATGTCAATGTCTCAAGCTAATCAAGCAGCAACTATGATGGGTGTCACTGGATTTCAAATGGGTGCTATAGATAAACTAAGCAATTATTATTTAGTTTTTAACGTAACTTACTAA
- a CDS encoding HvfX family Cu-binding RiPP maturation protein, whose translation MKLKELYMNFSHVGDLFKPLSLLIARLIVAYGFYEPAMMKWKSIENVAEWFGSMGIPLPLLNAYMAATTEIVGVVLLTLGLFTRAISLPLIVVMIVAIVTVHLPHGFSAGENGFEIPLYYMIFLFIFVSNGAGKYSLDRLIFGEKN comes from the coding sequence ATGAAACTCAAAGAGTTGTATATGAATTTTTCACATGTAGGTGATTTATTTAAACCACTTTCTTTGCTTATAGCAAGGTTAATAGTTGCTTACGGGTTTTACGAGCCGGCTATGATGAAGTGGAAAAGTATTGAGAATGTTGCTGAGTGGTTTGGCTCAATGGGAATTCCTCTGCCTCTTTTAAATGCTTATATGGCAGCTACAACAGAGATAGTAGGGGTAGTATTGCTCACTTTAGGGCTATTTACAAGGGCTATATCTTTGCCTCTTATAGTTGTGATGATTGTTGCAATTGTAACGGTGCATCTCCCACATGGATTTTCAGCAGGAGAGAATGGTTTTGAGATTCCGCTTTACTATATGATATTTTTATTTATCTTTGTTTCCAACGGAGCAGGGAAGTATAGTTTGGATAGATTGATATTTGGCGAGAAAAATTAG
- a CDS encoding gluconate 2-dehydrogenase subunit 3 family protein — translation MIFNSRRLFLKNSFLSSVVFVTCGSELFGAVTPMQTISMVQGDLFPSTPLFPHTKEINATYYLTQILSHSRVTDEDKAFIKDGVKWLNEEAVLKYKKLYSALSWQQRQETLKDIAETNWGESWIKTIMNYLFEAMLGDPIYGGNKGQVGWKWLNHKSGLPRPKKALL, via the coding sequence ATGATTTTTAATTCACGCAGATTATTTTTAAAAAATAGCTTTCTAAGTTCAGTTGTATTTGTTACATGTGGGAGTGAACTCTTTGGTGCTGTTACTCCAATGCAGACTATCTCTATGGTGCAGGGTGATTTATTCCCCTCTACCCCATTGTTCCCACATACTAAAGAGATAAACGCAACTTACTACCTAACTCAGATACTCTCTCACTCCCGTGTCACTGATGAAGATAAAGCTTTTATAAAAGATGGAGTTAAGTGGCTCAATGAAGAGGCGGTTTTAAAGTATAAAAAACTATACTCAGCGCTCTCATGGCAACAGCGGCAGGAGACACTAAAAGATATAGCAGAGACAAATTGGGGAGAGAGTTGGATTAAAACTATTATGAATTATCTGTTTGAAGCTATGCTCGGAGATCCGATTTATGGCGGGAATAAGGGTCAGGTAGGCTGGAAATGGCTAAATCATAAATCTGGATTACCAAGACCAAAAAAGGCACTTTTGTGA
- a CDS encoding GMC family oxidoreductase: MKYDICIVGSGAGGSPIAYELSKAGYKVIVLEKGSNYKEEDFSKDEIAVSRRSLFTPLLKDEQHVINDREKDGSVTRYVGSEYNWNFWNGSMVGGSSNLMSGYFHRMKPNDFRLKSKFGEIEGANVVDWPISYKDLEPYYTKVEELIGVSGDAKKHKFLEPRSTKNFPYPMLEVNGATKWFDSTCRRLGYESIPTPRAVLSHNALGRNGCSYSNFCGSYGCATGAKGSARAALLQKCNAKIVTDAFVYKLDSNKHKVTKAHYYDKNLKSHTIQANIFVVAAQAIETSRLLLNSKNVHFPKGLANNSGEVGKNLIFSAGGSGTGRFRFESLTAEQRKELMEPGLFFNRSLQDWYEYEHREKKYKGGTIDFLFEHANIISRASREMYGDNGHLLWGKELQEKIHKNLTTSRVLTFEVFNDWLPTDYCNVTIDDKVKDKYGVKVGAINLYSHPRDVEVGEYLAKKARIVLQMMGAEDISVNISASPPPNLVAGGCRFGINPKTSVLDLNCKAHELNNLYVTDASFMPTGGSVPYTWTIYANSFRVADAILDSLYG; encoded by the coding sequence GTGAAGTATGATATATGTATAGTGGGTAGTGGAGCAGGTGGCTCACCAATAGCTTATGAACTCTCTAAAGCTGGATACAAAGTAATAGTTTTGGAAAAAGGTTCTAATTATAAAGAGGAAGATTTCTCTAAAGATGAGATAGCAGTTAGCAGAAGGTCTCTCTTTACTCCGCTCTTAAAAGATGAGCAACATGTAATAAATGATAGAGAAAAAGATGGCTCTGTAACGAGATATGTAGGTAGTGAATACAACTGGAATTTTTGGAACGGCTCAATGGTTGGGGGCTCTTCAAACCTTATGAGCGGTTATTTTCACAGGATGAAACCGAATGATTTTCGCCTAAAAAGCAAGTTTGGTGAGATAGAAGGGGCGAATGTTGTAGATTGGCCTATAAGCTACAAAGATTTAGAGCCATATTATACAAAGGTTGAGGAACTTATAGGGGTCTCAGGAGATGCTAAAAAACATAAATTTCTAGAGCCTCGCTCAACAAAAAACTTTCCATATCCAATGCTTGAAGTCAATGGTGCTACTAAATGGTTTGATTCTACATGTAGAAGGTTGGGTTATGAGAGTATACCAACTCCAAGAGCTGTTTTATCCCATAATGCACTAGGTAGAAACGGTTGTTCTTATTCTAACTTTTGCGGAAGTTATGGGTGTGCAACAGGGGCTAAGGGGAGTGCAAGAGCTGCACTGCTTCAAAAATGCAATGCAAAGATAGTTACTGATGCTTTTGTTTATAAGCTTGACAGCAATAAACATAAAGTTACTAAAGCACATTACTATGACAAAAATCTTAAAAGTCACACTATTCAGGCGAATATATTTGTAGTTGCTGCCCAGGCAATCGAGACATCAAGACTTCTTTTAAACTCTAAAAATGTACACTTTCCCAAAGGTTTGGCAAACAATAGTGGAGAAGTTGGAAAAAATCTGATTTTTTCTGCGGGAGGAAGTGGCACAGGGAGATTCAGGTTTGAATCGCTGACAGCTGAACAACGAAAAGAGTTAATGGAGCCTGGACTCTTTTTTAACCGTTCCTTGCAGGATTGGTACGAGTACGAACACAGAGAGAAAAAGTACAAAGGCGGGACTATAGACTTTTTATTTGAACATGCAAATATTATAAGTCGTGCCAGCAGAGAGATGTATGGTGACAACGGACATCTTTTATGGGGTAAGGAACTTCAAGAAAAGATACATAAAAATCTTACAACTTCAAGAGTTTTGACATTTGAAGTTTTTAACGACTGGCTGCCAACTGATTACTGCAATGTAACCATAGATGATAAAGTAAAAGATAAATATGGTGTAAAAGTTGGAGCTATAAACCTCTACTCGCATCCCAGGGATGTCGAGGTTGGGGAGTATTTAGCAAAAAAAGCAAGAATTGTTTTGCAGATGATGGGAGCAGAAGATATATCTGTAAATATTTCAGCCTCTCCCCCTCCAAATCTGGTGGCTGGCGGGTGCAGGTTTGGAATAAATCCTAAAACATCAGTTTTGGATTTAAACTGCAAGGCACATGAGCTTAACAATCTTTATGTGACAGATGCTAGTTTTATGCCAACTGGGGGAAGCGTCCCGTATACTTGGACTATTTATGCAAACTCTTTTCGAGTTGCAGATGCTATACTTGACTCACTATATGGTTGA
- a CDS encoding ATP-binding protein, with translation MFIQRNIKPYILELLESFKIVTIAGPRQSGKTTLSKEIAKELGFSYYTMDDETILKAAKDDPITFAKQLAKSPAVIDEIQMAIELVKALKMVVDEENKNGMFLLTGSADLFKMSAINESLAGRMVSVNLFPFSQYEIHHKSENLIDLLFSEEVSDRNFKAISVEEQVEIIVKGGFADVYNKSQRVSSAWFESYIAARIEKDLSLIKRVSQENKSEIFKLLSLLAHNNANLLKYNSLSQHLAIKDMTVKSDIEILEALYLVKRVNPYFTNRGKREVKAPKIHFTDTGLASHLLGIDKEALLLTQREHLGNLVENFIYAELLKHTTYSQKTTKIYHYRDADYEVDFVLEQSNTNIIGIEVKSSTNIKSSELRGLVKLAQNSGELFRGGFVFYMGEHIIPMQKDGYKFLVLPISLLLN, from the coding sequence ATGTTTATACAAAGAAATATCAAACCTTACATTTTAGAACTACTAGAATCATTTAAAATTGTAACTATCGCAGGACCGAGACAATCTGGTAAAACTACCCTTAGTAAAGAGATAGCCAAAGAGCTTGGTTTTTCATACTATACAATGGATGATGAGACTATCTTAAAAGCTGCAAAAGATGACCCAATAACTTTTGCAAAACAATTAGCAAAGTCACCTGCTGTCATTGATGAGATACAGATGGCAATAGAGTTAGTAAAAGCGTTAAAAATGGTAGTAGATGAAGAAAACAAAAATGGAATGTTCCTTTTAACAGGGTCTGCTGATTTGTTTAAAATGAGTGCTATCAATGAATCACTCGCGGGAAGAATGGTAAGTGTAAATCTATTTCCTTTTTCTCAATATGAGATACACCATAAAAGTGAGAACTTAATAGATTTGTTATTTAGTGAAGAGGTTTCAGATAGGAACTTTAAAGCAATTAGTGTTGAGGAACAAGTTGAGATAATCGTAAAAGGTGGCTTTGCAGACGTTTATAATAAGTCACAAAGAGTATCTTCTGCTTGGTTTGAGAGTTACATTGCAGCTCGTATTGAGAAGGATTTAAGTCTTATAAAGCGTGTAAGTCAGGAGAACAAGTCTGAGATATTTAAGCTACTCTCACTCCTAGCACACAACAATGCTAATCTTTTAAAATATAACTCCTTATCTCAACATCTAGCTATAAAAGATATGACAGTAAAGTCAGATATAGAGATACTTGAAGCACTATATCTTGTCAAAAGAGTAAATCCCTACTTTACTAACAGAGGTAAAAGAGAAGTTAAAGCTCCTAAAATTCACTTTACAGATACAGGTTTAGCCTCGCATCTTCTGGGTATAGATAAAGAAGCACTGCTTCTAACACAAAGAGAACACCTTGGAAATTTAGTTGAAAACTTTATATATGCAGAGCTTTTAAAACATACAACATATTCTCAAAAAACAACTAAGATTTATCACTATAGAGATGCTGATTATGAGGTTGATTTTGTACTAGAACAGAGTAACACAAATATAATAGGCATAGAAGTAAAATCTTCTACAAATATAAAAAGCTCAGAGCTAAGAGGACTTGTAAAACTAGCCCAGAATAGCGGAGAACTTTTTAGGGGTGGATTTGTTTTTTACATGGGTGAGCATATAATACCGATGCAAAAAGATGGCTATAAATTTTTAGTATTGCCTATATCTCTTCTATTAAACTGA
- a CDS encoding DNA recombination protein RmuC: MIEAFYVIIGMIFGVLALWIIVIKGMQNSLDEETKKVAALSNENAVLHERINGINQMSQEKIDLLEKNKEQMKLEFKELADKILESNSQKFSTQNQENISKMINPMREQFNEFKKQIDDVYIKEAKDRSMLQAEIKSIKEINHQMSQDTKNLTKALKGESKTQGVWGEMILESVLENSGLRLGKEYEREVSLEHESDGSRYRPDVIVHLPNTRDIIIDAKTSLTAYEQYCSCDNDKDRESFANLHVASMKKHIKELSGKDYTSLKGVETLDFIFMFVPIESALLMAMEYDSTLFDHAFKRNIILVGPTTLMVSLRAVENSWKYEHQQRNAQEIAKRAGLLFDKFAGFVESVERLGKQIVTVQKTYDEAYSKMHHGAGSITSQFQKLEKLGAAASKELPEHINRMGED, encoded by the coding sequence ATGATTGAAGCTTTTTATGTAATTATTGGGATGATATTTGGCGTACTAGCTCTTTGGATTATTGTAATTAAGGGTATGCAAAACTCTCTTGATGAAGAGACTAAAAAAGTTGCAGCACTCTCAAATGAAAATGCTGTTTTGCATGAGCGGATAAACGGTATAAACCAGATGAGTCAAGAGAAAATAGATTTGCTTGAGAAAAATAAAGAGCAGATGAAGCTTGAGTTTAAAGAGTTAGCAGACAAGATACTCGAATCTAATTCACAAAAGTTCTCTACTCAAAACCAAGAAAACATAAGCAAGATGATAAACCCTATGAGAGAGCAGTTCAACGAGTTTAAAAAGCAGATTGATGATGTTTACATTAAAGAGGCGAAAGACCGTTCAATGCTTCAAGCAGAGATAAAAAGCATCAAAGAGATAAACCATCAAATGAGTCAAGATACTAAAAATCTTACCAAAGCATTAAAGGGGGAGAGTAAGACTCAAGGTGTATGGGGAGAGATGATTCTAGAGAGCGTTCTTGAAAACTCAGGCTTAAGACTAGGAAAAGAGTATGAGCGTGAAGTGAGTTTGGAACATGAGAGTGATGGAAGTCGTTATAGACCTGACGTAATAGTTCACCTCCCTAACACTAGAGATATTATAATAGATGCCAAAACTTCACTAACTGCATATGAGCAGTATTGTTCATGTGACAATGATAAAGATAGAGAGAGTTTTGCCAATCTACATGTAGCCTCTATGAAAAAACATATCAAGGAGTTAAGCGGCAAAGATTACACCTCTTTAAAAGGTGTTGAGACACTAGACTTTATCTTTATGTTTGTCCCCATTGAGTCTGCTCTGCTAATGGCTATGGAGTATGACAGTACACTTTTTGACCATGCTTTTAAAAGAAATATCATCCTAGTTGGTCCAACTACACTTATGGTCTCTCTTCGTGCGGTTGAAAACAGTTGGAAGTATGAACATCAACAAAGAAATGCCCAAGAGATAGCAAAAAGAGCCGGCCTTTTGTTTGATAAATTTGCAGGGTTTGTGGAGAGCGTCGAGAGGCTTGGAAAACAGATAGTTACCGTACAAAAAACCTATGATGAGGCTTACTCAAAAATGCATCATGGTGCAGGAAGCATTACCAGCCAGTTTCAAAAGCTGGAAAAACTTGGAGCCGCAGCGAGCAAAGAGTTGCCTGAACACATAAATAGAATGGGAGAAGATTAG